In Neodiprion pinetum isolate iyNeoPine1 chromosome 6, iyNeoPine1.2, whole genome shotgun sequence, one genomic interval encodes:
- the LOC124221546 gene encoding lipase 3-like isoform X1: MSQFNSKHKQVLNAREKQLKIRTASSRKRKIMVSGILVLALIAVLLIGNITAWSLIEAENYFDTPKANRFHLDILPEYKIEKHIFQTSVGSANGSREETLLYRIPGGPKSAPKNGKQPMYIQHGILCDADHCAVNQPLIAIAYILVDQSYDVWLGKSNTTITGNIVSSEKLEEERLGSVADYVLEQTEQEELSVLGYLNNTIKIFGIARSDDKKPEENSGISKWFDKIPGVQTAKKWYKKGQNYLTSTYNKIIGGIDYLGRKMDYIADDLSIRQITEKVFNAWGISPTMIARTFKIEDFSRMIGHPDVHLSTPELIKKYGYHSESHEVKTEDGYILTVHRITGGAKHPPSPGKPVVILQHGVLSSSADWVIMGPSRSLGYILSDVGYDVWLGNSRGNTYSKAHAKISPSDSKFWEFSWHEMGVYDMPAVIDHVLKVTKMDVLSYVGHSQGTTQLLVMLSEKPEYNSKISSAVTFAPIAYVGNMRSPIVKPFARVSTPLYYFLRLFGVASFLPTNAFLTEIGRDICESKSILQVVCSNTLFLATGYDMSQVNSTMVPVILGHVPAGASTKQFVHFGQLYNSKKFRQFDYSVSFINYQKYNQAEPPEYNLQNVRIPMAVFYGSNDLLADYKDVERLASELPNVELKHKVSLDNFNHIDFLYGVDAPNVVYRHVIKYLHVCKKLGTGGPINRVGINDTHS, from the exons ATGTCACAGTTCAATTCAAAGCACAAACAAGTGCTTAACGCTCGTGAAAAGCAGTTGAAAATAAGAACTGCTTCGAGCAGGAAGCGTAAAATAATGGTTTCCGGTATTTTGGTGCTCGCCTTGATCGCAGTTTTACTTATCGGGAATATCACGGCATGGAGCCTGATCGAAGCTGAGAATTACTTTGATACCCCCAAAGCGAACCGG TTTCATCTGGACATTCTACCAGagtataaaatagaaaaacacaTTTTCCAAACTTCTGTGGGATCAGCCAACGGAAGCAGGGAAGAAACTCTTCTTTACAGAATTCCCGGAGGGCCGAAATCCGCGCCTAAGAATGGAAAGCAACCCATGTATATTCAGCATGGGATTTTGTGTGATGCTGATCACTGTGCCGTTAATCAACCCCTGATAGCGATTG CGTACATCTTGGTGGATCAAAGCTACGATGTGTGGCTGGGAAAAAGCAATACGACTATCACCGGAAATATTGTCTC ATCAGAGAAGTTGGAGGAGGAACGTTTAGGATCCGTTGCGGATTACGTTTTGGAGCAGACGGAACAAGAGGAACTTTCTGTCCTCggatatttaaataacacaataaaaatattcggaataGCACGGAGTGACGACAAGAAGCCCGAGgagaat TCGGGAATTTCAAAGTGGTTCGATAAAATTCCCGGAGTCCAAACAGCGAAGAAATGGTACAAGAAGGGtcaaaattatttgacaa GCACCTACAACAAGATAATTGGGGGAATCGATTACCTCGGCAGGAAGATGGACTACATTGCCGATGATTTGAGCATTCGTCAAATAACG GAAAAGGTTTTCAACGCCTGGGGCATCTCGCCAACGATGATAGCACGCACCTTCaaaatcgaagatttttcGCGAATGATTGGCCATCCTGATGTTCATCTGTCAACG cCTGAGCTGATCAAGAAGTACGGTTACCACTCGGAATCCCACGAGGTGAAAACCGAGGACGGGTACATTCTGACTGTGCACCGTATCACTGGAGGAGCTAAACATCCTCCAAGTCCAGGAAAGCCGGTCGTGATCCTTCAGCATGGTGTCCTGTCCAGCTCTGCCGATTGGGTAATCATGGGCCCGTCAAGGTCGCTGG GCTACATTTTATCGGACGTCGGCTACGATGTTTGGCTGGGAAATTCCCGAGGAAACACATACTCGAAAGCACACGCAAAAATCTCACCTTCGGATTCCAAGTTCTGGGAGTTTTCGTGGCATGAAATGGGCGTGTACGATATGCCAGCGGTGATAGACCACGTTCTGAAAGTGACGAAAATGGACGTCCTTTCCTACGTCGGTCACTCGCAGGGAACCACTCAGCTCCTAGTCATGCTGTCGGAGAAACCTGAGTACAATTCCAAGATATCCTCCGCTGTTACCTTCGCGCCGATCGCCTACGTTGGTAACATGCGAAGCCCAATAGTGAAACCTTTCGCCCGAGTCAGCACTCCGCTTTAC TACTTCCTGCGGCTGTTCGGCGTCGCCAGCTTTTTGCCAACAAATGCATTCCTCACAGAGATCGGACGCGATATATGCGAGTCCAAGTCAATTCTGCAGGTCGTTTGCAGCAATACTCTGTTCCTGGCGACTGGATACGATATGAGTCAAGTGAACTCG ACAATGGTTCCAGTCATTTTGGGGCACGTACCAGCAGGAGCGTCGACAAAGCAGTTTGTACACTTTGGTCAGCTGTACAATTCTA aaaaatttcgccAGTTCGATTATTCGGTATCTTTCATTAACTATCAAAAGTACAATCAGGCTGAACCGCCCGAATACAACTTACAAAACGTTCGGATTCCGATGGCTGTTTTTTACGGATCAAACGATCTACTGGCGGATTACAAG